In Neodiprion pinetum isolate iyNeoPine1 chromosome 6, iyNeoPine1.2, whole genome shotgun sequence, one genomic interval encodes:
- the LOC124221839 gene encoding tetratricopeptide repeat protein 29, producing MTAVVNLQPKIAQKKKQIMSQAYRPYWDFCKAFKNQVPPAAENYGETFETPENQVDTPPPPPLPPPRVKTIAKAFRKELPKVKAAWKSFLPDLSTEDVRRYHFAHHEIVCLELEEAGYENAAQYLRMLFDLDEEMRVKAGPGTIIWTNPRIKDDGASIDRLKIGLAEANKAMLNEQPIAQAAALLDTALHFQGTSWEWWWVAEKLFRSAMAASEAVENDDHQTLTTIKYLYGRFLFKEMKETKVSLKFLDEARQASEDKSWNASKILGIKQDSVFRECCTLLYHAMLEMAIRAQRNHETDIAIAACQKALKHATDSDHEEYITDVLCVLGRSYLASDQPQLALQNFIKYLNLSRQIFDHNGICDAHMELAFTYKELGDPMNTMEHLERLRETASKFELPYKLAQAHYYIGEHLLTHGVLPTATSHLEFAFTLYNGLGQTLEANHARCIAAVSKGQEFIDQYIELILQSGEYDQAATVRLCDWKNNRVPFWRGKKYTCETYGESDDGEYQEFHQPLQRSENQIYWSASDYENSSHSEVVKVESLQSAVSVLSVDSVPHEASDEND from the exons ATGACAGCCGTTGTCAATCTGCAGCCGAAAAtcgcacaaaaaaaaaaacaaattatgtCACAAGCGTATCGACCGTATTGGGATTTCTGCAAAGCCTTCAAAAATCAAGTTCCACCAGCAGCAGAAAATTATGGCGAAACTTTCGAAACCCCCGAAAACCAAGTGGAtactcctccacctcctccccTTCCTCCTCCAAGAGTGAAGACTATAGCTAAGGCGTTCAGGAAAGAACTTCCAAAAGTCAAGGCCGCCTGGAAATCTTTTCTACCTGATCTGTCGACCGAAGACGTCAGGAG GTACCACTTTGCGCATCACGAGATAGTTTGTCTGGAACTCGAAGAGGCTGGCTACGAGAACGCTGCTCAATATCTGAGGATGCTATTTGACCTGGACGAGGAGATGAGAGTCAAAGCTGGACCCGGGACGATAATTTGGACTAATCCACGGATCAAAGATGACGGTGCTTCAATTGATCGTCTGAAGATCGGCTTGGCTGAAGCGAACAAAGCGATGCTGAATG AGCAGCCGATCGCGCAAGCAGCTGCTCTTCTAGACACAGCGTTACACTTTCAAGGAACCAGTTGGGAATGGTGGTGGGTTGCAGAAAAACTCTTCAGAAGCGCCATGGCCGCTAGTGAAGCTGTTGAAAATGATGACCACCAAACCTTAACGACGATAAAATATCTCTACGGACGTTTCCTCTTCAAAGAAA TGAAGGAGACTAAAGTGTCCTTAAAATTTTTGGACGAAGCCAGGCAGGCGTCGGAGGATAAATCGTGGAACGCATCGAAGATACTTGGTATTAAGCAGGACAGCGTCTTCAGGGAGTGCTGCACCCTTCTGTATCACGCCATGCTGGAAATGGCTATAAGGGCGCAAAGaaaccacgagaccgatatcGCGATTGCAGCTTGCCAGAAGGCCCTGAAGCATGCTACAGACT CGGACCACGAGGAGTACATAACCGATGTGTTGTGCGTACTGGGAAGAAGCTACCTGGCTTCAGATCAGCCGCAACTGGCCCTGCAGAATTTCATCAAGTACTTAAACCTCTCCAGGCAGATATTCGACCACAACGGAATATGCGACGCCCACATGGAGCTGGCCTTCACCTACAAA GAACTGGGCGATCCGATGAACACCATGGAACACCTGGAACGTCTCCGAGAGACAGCCTCCAAGTTCGAACTGCCCTACAAACTCGCGCAAGCCCATTACTACATCGGAGAGCATCTTCTGACTCAC GGTGTACTTCCCACGGCCACCTCGCATCTGGAATTTGCTTTCACCCTCTATAACGGATTGGGCCAGACGCTGGAAGCTAATCATGCTCGCTGTATAGCGGCAGTATCGAAAG GGCAAGAATTCATCGACCAATATATAGAATTGATACTCCAGTCCGGAGAGTACGATCAAGCGGCTACCGTAAGGCTATgtgattggaaaaataataGAGTACCATTttggaggggaaaaaaatacacctgcgAAACCTACGGTGAAAGCGATGATG GAGAATATCAGGAATTTCACCAGCCTCTGCAAAGATCCGAGAATCAGATTTACTGGTCTGCGTCTGATTACGAGAATTCATCACACTCTGAAGTTGTAAAAGTTGAAAGCCTACAATCGGCGGTTAGTGTCCTCTCCGTAGATTCCGTACCACATGAAGCCTCTGATGAGAACGATTAG